A genomic region of Thunnus albacares chromosome 4, fThuAlb1.1, whole genome shotgun sequence contains the following coding sequences:
- the ilrun gene encoding protein ILRUN, producing the protein MEGTDMDVDAELMQKFSCMGTTDKDVLISEFQRLLGFQLNPAGCAFFLDMTNWNLQAAIGAYYDFESPNINTPSMSFVEDVTIGEGESVPPDTPFTKTWRIQNTGAESWPPGVCLKYIGGDQFGHVNTVMVKSLDPQEISDVSVQMRSPTTPGMYQGQWRMCTATGLFYGDVIWVILSVEVGGLLGVTQQLSSFETEFNTQPQRNVQGDFNPFASPQKNKHDATDSFRDPSGAWERTQEPIQQDQNGLSHNAVNRSSNGLQTNLSVVTYGQGIHGPYPFGQS; encoded by the exons ATGGAGGGCACGGACATGGACGTGGACGCGGAGCTCATGCAGAAGTTCAGCTGCATGGGCACGACGGACAAGGACGTCCTCATCTCGGAGTTTCAGAGGCTGCTGGGCTTTCAGCTCAACCCAGCCGGCTGCGCCTTCTTCCTGGACATGACCAACTG GAATCTTCAGGCTGCCATCGGTGCATATTACGACTTTGAAAGTCCCAATATCAACACGCCATCCATGTCCTTCGTTGAAGATGTGACAATTGGGGAAGGAGAGTCTGTTCCTCCAGATACACCGTTCACAAAGACCTGGAGAATACAAAACACAG GTGCAGAGTCGTGGCCTCCTGGGGTTTGTCTAAAGTACATCGGTGGGGATCAGTTTGGTCATGTAAACACAGTTATGGTGAAGTCTCTTGACCCCCAAGAAATATCAGACGTCAGCGTGCAGATGCGAAGTCCCACAACTCCAGGCATGTACCAGGGCCAGTGGAGGATGTGTACAGCCACCGGATTATTCTATGGAG ATGTAATCTGGGTGATCCTTAGTGTAGAAGTTGGAGGTCTCCTCGGCGTGACCCAGCAGCTGTCCTCCTTCGAGACAGAATTCAACACCCAACCCCAGCGCAATGTGCAGGGAGACTTCAACCCCTTTGCCTCGCCACAGAAGAACAAGCACGACGCGACTGACAGCTTCAGAGATCCCAGCGGAGCCTGGGAACGCACACAAGAGCCAATCCAGCAAGATCAAAACGGACTGTCTCATAATGCTGTAAATAGGTCGTCAAATGGTCTCCAAACCAATCTCTCTGTGGTAACTTATGGTCAG GGTATTCATGGACCCTATCCATTTGGACAGAGCTAG
- the snrpc gene encoding U1 small nuclear ribonucleoprotein C, with translation MPKFYCDYCDTYLTHDSPSVRKTHCSGRKHKENVKDYYQKWMEEQAQSLIDKTTAAFQQGKIPPTPFPGGPPPGGPPRPGMLPTPPMAGPPMMPMMGPPPHGMMPGGPGGMRPPMGGPMQMMPGPPHMMRHPRPMMMPVRPGMMRPDR, from the exons ATGCCGAA GTTTTACTGTGACTACTGTGACACCTACCTTACACATGATTCG CCGTCAGTGAGGAAGACACACTGCAGCGGtcgaaaacacaaagaaaatgtgaaagattattaccAGAAATGGATGGAGGAGCAGGCTCAGAGCTTGATTGATAAAACAA CGGCCGCGTTTCAACAGGGAAAGATTCCTCCCACACCGTTCCCCGGTGGCCCTCCCCCCG GTGGTCCTCCACGCCCAGGTATGCTACCAACACCACCTATGGCAGGTCCTCCTATGATGCCCATGATGGGGCCTCCGCCTCATGGAATGATGCCTGGCGGGCCGG GAGGCATGAGGCCGCCAATGGGAGGACCCATGCAGATGATGCCAGGACCACCACACATGATGCGTCACCCTCGTCCAATGATGATGCCAGTCAGACCAGGCATGATGCGACCGGACAGATAA